The genome window TGCGGGTGGGTGGTGCGGGTGGTGCAGGCCGTCCGGGCGATCCGGTCGGCCGCCTGCTCACTTCAGGGCGCCGGCGCCCAGTCCGTTGCGCCAGAAGCGCTGGAGCAGGAGGAAGGTCACGATCAGCGGGATGACCGACAGCAGAGCGCCGATCAGCACGAGACCGCGGAGTTCGGGCAACTGGTTCAGCTGGTTGTTCCAGTTGTAGAGACCGAAGACGACGGGGAAGAGCTCTTCGCTGCGCAGCATGATCATCGGCAGGAAGAAGTTGTTCCAGATGGCCACGAACTGGAACAGGAACATCGTCACCAGCGCGGGGGTCATCAGACGGATGCTGACCGTGAAGAACGTGCGGATCTCGCCCGCGCCGTCGAGGCGGCTGGCCTCGAGCAGCTCGTCGGGCACCGAGGAGCTCGCGAAGATCCGCGCCAGGTACACCCCGAACGGACTCACGATCGACGGCAGGAAGACCGACCAGAACGTGTTGGTCAGCTGTGCCTGACTGAAGATCAGGAACAGCGGCAGCGCGAGCGCGGTCGCAGGCACGAGCAC of Microbacterium sp. LWH13-1.2 contains these proteins:
- a CDS encoding carbohydrate ABC transporter permease yields the protein MSTMSIVAPGRASKRGTATGGKAARESGISRTAAMLIMAVFTVYFLLPLWWLLVASSKETGDILTTAPLWFADFHLFDNIAELFTYRDGIYLRWLLNSVLYAALGGAIATLLAAMAGYALAKYRFPGRDLMFDIVLGGVLVPATALALPLFLIFSQAQLTNTFWSVFLPSIVSPFGVYLARIFASSSVPDELLEASRLDGAGEIRTFFTVSIRLMTPALVTMFLFQFVAIWNNFFLPMIMLRSEELFPVVFGLYNWNNQLNQLPELRGLVLIGALLSVIPLIVTFLLLQRFWRNGLGAGALK